A stretch of the Thermodesulfobacteriota bacterium genome encodes the following:
- a CDS encoding response regulator, with product MKRKMKVLLVDDEEEFVKALAERLEMRDLSSDTVYDGEGALSYVENQEPDVMVLDLKMPGIDGMDVLKKVKMAYPDIEVIMLTGHGTKKDEEEARRLGIFDYMEKPVDIDSLVKRMKDAFRRKLDRYTAAATFAEAGEADEAKKIYDEK from the coding sequence ATGAAGAGAAAAATGAAGGTGCTTCTGGTAGATGATGAAGAAGAATTTGTTAAGGCCCTCGCTGAAAGACTTGAAATGAGAGACCTTAGTTCAGATACTGTTTATGACGGAGAAGGGGCTTTGAGTTATGTTGAAAATCAGGAACCCGATGTTATGGTTCTCGACCTTAAGATGCCCGGGATTGATGGTATGGATGTCCTTAAAAAAGTGAAAATGGCATACCCCGACATCGAGGTCATAATGCTGACAGGGCATGGAACCAAGAAGGATGAAGAAGAGGCTAGAAGGCTGGGGATATTTGATTATATGGAGAAACCTGTTGATATCGATAGTCTGGTCAAGAGAATGAAAGACGCCTTCAGAAGAAAACTCGACAGGTATACTGCTGCTGCAACCTTTGCAGAGGCAGGGGAGGCAGATGAGGCGAAAAAAATATATGACGAAAAATAA